The genomic segment CTGACCTCCACTTTCGACAATCTCAAGGTGATCGATAACCTGGTCCTGTCCTTTTTCAGGGCGCATAAAAAATCGTCGCTGCTTTCCCTGCTCCTGACCACCTGCAAGCGATACCGCCAAGAAGAAAAAATCGCCGAATCCCTGGAAACCTTCGACCTTCAGGATGTGTCCGACAGACAGGTGAGGCATCTCAGCCTGGGTGAGAAGAGACGGCTGGAGATTGCCATGGCCATCCTGGCCGAGCCCGAGGTGTTGCTGCTGGACGAACCTCTGGCGGGGCTGGGCGAATCGGAAATCAAAGAGGTCCTGGGGGTGCTGAGGAAGCGCGTGGGCAAGCAAACGATACTGATTGTGGAGCACAAAATTTCCCAGGTGGAAGATTTCCTGGAGAGACTCACCGTCATGCAT from the Deltaproteobacteria bacterium genome contains:
- a CDS encoding ABC transporter ATP-binding protein, which codes for MSADAGAEIIRTENVTKRFGELIAVDRVNYLLRENEVAGIIGSNGAGKTTFFNLITGYYPPDEGTILYKGEDVTHVSPQKRVAMGMMRTFQLTSTFDNLKVIDNLVLSFFRAHKKSSLLSLLLTTCKRYRQEEKIAESLETFDLQDVSDRQVRHLSLGEKRRLEIAMAILAEPEVLLLDEPLAGLGESEIKEVLGVLRKRVGKQTILIVEHKISQVEDFLERLTVMHDGKIIADGGYEECLRDPEVRRSYWQIDASAE